A window of Microbacterium lushaniae genomic DNA:
CGGCAGCACCGTGACCGAATACCTCGCGTGGCGCGGCGAGTCCACCCGCACCCAGGCGCCGGCCGACGTCGTCGTGCTGGACCTCACGCTCGGCGACGGCACGACGGTGTCCGAGAACGTCAATCGCCTCTTCGCCGACGGCTCCAGCGTCATCATCCACAGTGTCGCCGACCGGCCCGCAGCCGTGCGGGAGGCGCTGTCGGCGGGGGCTGCGGGCATCGTGAGCAAGGCCTCCCCGATCAACGAGGTGCTCGGCGCCATCCGCACCGTCGCGCAGGGCGAGCTGCTCAACAACGTCGAGTGGGCCAGCGCCGTGGAGGCGGACCGGGAGTTCGCCGACGCACAGCTGTCGGCCCGCGAACGCGAGGTGCTGCGGCTGTACGCCGCCGGGCTGCCGCTGAAGGCGGTGGCCGACCGGCTCGGCGTGGCGTACTCCACCGCCAAGGAGAACATCACCCGCGTGCGCGTGAAGTACGTCGAGGTGGGCCGGCCGGCGCCCACGAAGATCGACCTGCTGCGCCGTGCGATGGAGGACGGCATCCTGCAGCGCCCCGAGGGCGAACGCGATGGTTGAGGCCGGCAGGTCGGTACTCGAAGCTGCCTGGGGGCGTCTGCCGACTTCGCGGGAGGCCACCGAGAACCTCGGTTCGTTCACACGTGCGCGGATCGAGCGCGTCATCACGCTGCTGGTGGGCCCAGGCTCCCTGATCCTGGGGGCGCAGGCCGTGTTCGCCTCCTTCGGCCCCGGCGACGAGCGCCCCGGATGGCACCTGCCGATGGTGCTGGCGGTGTTCGTG
This region includes:
- a CDS encoding response regulator transcription factor — its product is MTRVALIDDHESVRLGLEAAIAREESMVVAFSGSTVTEYLAWRGESTRTQAPADVVVLDLTLGDGTTVSENVNRLFADGSSVIIHSVADRPAAVREALSAGAAGIVSKASPINEVLGAIRTVAQGELLNNVEWASAVEADREFADAQLSAREREVLRLYAAGLPLKAVADRLGVAYSTAKENITRVRVKYVEVGRPAPTKIDLLRRAMEDGILQRPEGERDG